A genomic window from Algoriphagus sp. Y33 includes:
- a CDS encoding BamA/TamA family outer membrane protein, producing MKKFILLLIFSTLSSILWAQQEASLKFRIYLIGDAGEMENGHHPVVEDLRGKLQNDGNIQTHIIYLGDDIYPSGMPDYENKDRKEAELILKTQLDLYQYVSGKIWMVPGNHDWERGKSGGWAAVLRAEEYVLDNYPEDKVEWIPSGGCPGPNVIPLDAETILITLDSQWWLQLKDKPAADSDCEYKSEDEVLAALGYVFEENQDKTILVAMHHPLRSYGPHNGAYSWKDHLFPLTATSPNLYIPLPIIGSIYPLYRSWFGDIQDLPHPKYEAMTRALDRIFESHPNVIHVAGHEHGLAYTRENNVHYVISGAGAKNTYIKKRNPADFTYPMQGYAALDFYDNHEVKIAFFDPLKTEPLYEAQLIEPFAGSISELELFDRSIPEKVTRPISTQYLHGKGYYNFLGKNYRESWAIPATFESIDITTAKTGLKIIKKGGGLQTHSLRLANKDGKEYVMRSVNKYPEKALSPELRQTIAKQVVEDQISSSHPYAALAVARLAEEVGVVHTNPKIVYLPDDPLLGIYRKDFGDDLYLFEEREIAGKDAPEDVKFFSTDKMLKKIHGDNDHQVMQKEVLKARIFDFWIADWDRHDDQWRWVGEKGKKGWEFTPMPRDRDQAFFVNQGILPKIASRKWLDPRFQGFDYTPPRFVSGFMFNPRYFDRSFLNELDREDWEKALDKIIPQMSEQTISEAFRDWPDTIAAKDAPEIQAKLRQRKTWLKEEMLKHYAFLAKNVDIVGSNKNEEFEITYREDGRVKVELRKIDKSGNLEQKLYERTFLPEETREIRLYGLKGGDTFRSKGEGPGKIKVRIIPGNGEKIVEDKGYTKKKNTLIYQNPKEKRSLELGESAKIKYAPSLSYLNYNRKEFKYDKLMPLASVAFNRDDGLFLGAGVLWEKQGFKKEPFSIRQSIVGNYAISSFAFNIEYKGHAVDVLGNLDVVWKADVKAPDFAFNFFGIGNETEYNTGIYNIDYYRARFNWYELYSGLQTKLGESGTLTVGPHYQMFRFDSDDNAGKFVTSPESGLDQAILEKTKLYTGLSSKIVFDRRDHKELPSRGLYFEGQAKRMWGLNDYAGNFTRIDGELALYWSFRYPSRLVWATRFGGGKNWGDFEFFQGQTLGGLDNLRGYRRYRFNGDAMVYNNTEVRIRLFNLKTYILPATVGILAYNDFGRVWLQNEKSTKWHNSVGTGIWLAPLNQLVATFSVGFNEEEFLPFFTFGYQF from the coding sequence ATGAAGAAATTTATTTTGCTTCTGATTTTTAGCACACTGTCGTCTATTCTATGGGCACAGCAGGAAGCTTCGCTAAAATTCCGTATTTACCTGATCGGGGACGCGGGAGAAATGGAAAATGGTCATCATCCAGTAGTTGAAGATCTGCGGGGCAAACTTCAAAATGATGGAAATATCCAAACCCACATCATATACTTAGGTGATGATATATATCCCTCCGGTATGCCTGACTATGAAAATAAAGACAGGAAAGAGGCTGAACTGATATTGAAGACACAGCTCGATCTGTATCAGTACGTTTCAGGAAAAATTTGGATGGTGCCCGGCAACCACGATTGGGAACGGGGAAAATCCGGTGGCTGGGCTGCGGTGCTTCGTGCGGAAGAGTATGTCTTGGACAATTATCCCGAAGACAAGGTGGAGTGGATACCAAGTGGTGGCTGTCCCGGTCCCAATGTGATACCGTTAGATGCAGAGACAATTCTGATTACCCTGGATAGCCAGTGGTGGCTACAGCTCAAGGACAAACCCGCTGCAGATTCAGATTGTGAGTACAAGTCAGAAGATGAAGTTTTGGCTGCTCTGGGGTATGTTTTTGAAGAAAATCAGGATAAAACCATCTTGGTGGCAATGCATCATCCCCTCCGATCCTATGGACCACATAATGGTGCTTACAGCTGGAAAGATCATCTGTTTCCGCTCACTGCAACCTCACCAAACTTATATATCCCTCTACCGATAATTGGTTCCATTTATCCATTATATAGAAGCTGGTTTGGGGACATACAAGATCTTCCCCACCCAAAATATGAAGCGATGACCAGAGCTTTGGACAGGATTTTTGAAAGTCATCCCAATGTAATACATGTTGCGGGGCATGAGCATGGCCTGGCATATACACGGGAGAACAATGTGCACTATGTCATCAGCGGTGCCGGGGCCAAAAACACCTACATAAAAAAGCGTAATCCTGCAGACTTCACTTATCCCATGCAGGGTTATGCAGCGTTGGATTTTTATGACAATCATGAAGTAAAGATTGCCTTTTTTGATCCCCTGAAGACAGAACCACTCTATGAAGCACAGTTAATAGAGCCATTTGCGGGCAGTATTTCGGAACTGGAATTGTTTGACCGAAGCATACCCGAAAAAGTCACACGTCCCATTTCTACCCAATACTTGCATGGGAAAGGTTACTATAATTTCTTGGGAAAAAACTACCGCGAATCTTGGGCTATACCCGCCACTTTCGAATCCATAGATATCACCACAGCCAAAACAGGCCTTAAAATCATCAAAAAAGGTGGTGGCTTACAAACACATTCCTTAAGACTGGCTAACAAAGACGGCAAGGAATATGTGATGCGCTCCGTCAACAAATATCCTGAAAAGGCACTTTCACCGGAACTCCGCCAAACTATCGCCAAACAGGTAGTAGAGGATCAAATCTCTTCTTCACACCCCTATGCGGCACTCGCAGTAGCCAGACTGGCTGAGGAAGTTGGGGTAGTGCACACCAACCCTAAAATAGTCTATTTACCCGATGACCCTTTGTTGGGGATTTACAGAAAGGATTTTGGAGATGATTTGTATCTTTTTGAAGAGCGGGAAATAGCGGGAAAAGACGCTCCCGAAGATGTGAAGTTTTTCAGCACGGACAAAATGCTCAAAAAAATCCATGGTGACAACGATCATCAGGTAATGCAGAAGGAAGTTTTGAAAGCCAGAATATTTGATTTTTGGATAGCCGATTGGGACCGCCATGACGATCAGTGGAGATGGGTTGGAGAAAAAGGAAAAAAAGGGTGGGAATTCACTCCTATGCCGAGAGATAGAGATCAGGCATTTTTCGTAAACCAAGGCATACTTCCAAAAATTGCAAGCCGAAAATGGTTAGATCCGCGTTTTCAGGGATTTGATTATACCCCTCCCCGCTTTGTATCAGGGTTTATGTTTAACCCGAGATATTTTGACCGCAGCTTTCTAAATGAACTGGATCGGGAAGATTGGGAAAAAGCATTGGACAAGATCATCCCCCAGATGAGTGAGCAAACGATCTCAGAGGCATTTAGAGACTGGCCCGATACCATTGCGGCAAAGGATGCTCCCGAGATTCAGGCAAAACTTCGCCAGCGAAAAACGTGGTTAAAAGAAGAGATGCTGAAACATTACGCATTCCTGGCCAAGAATGTCGATATCGTGGGCTCCAATAAAAATGAGGAATTTGAAATAACCTACCGCGAAGATGGTCGGGTAAAAGTGGAACTGAGAAAAATCGATAAATCAGGAAACTTGGAACAGAAACTTTATGAGCGAACTTTCCTTCCCGAGGAAACCCGGGAAATCCGACTTTATGGACTAAAAGGCGGGGATACTTTTCGTTCCAAGGGAGAAGGACCGGGTAAAATCAAAGTGAGAATAATTCCGGGAAACGGAGAAAAAATAGTTGAAGACAAAGGCTATACAAAAAAGAAGAATACGCTCATTTACCAAAACCCCAAAGAAAAACGATCACTGGAACTAGGTGAAAGCGCTAAAATCAAATATGCACCTTCTCTTTCCTATTTAAACTACAACAGAAAAGAATTCAAGTATGACAAACTTATGCCATTGGCTTCTGTTGCGTTCAATCGGGATGATGGCCTCTTCTTGGGAGCCGGAGTACTATGGGAAAAGCAGGGCTTCAAAAAAGAGCCATTTTCTATCCGCCAATCCATTGTGGGCAATTATGCGATTAGTTCATTTGCTTTCAATATTGAATACAAAGGCCATGCAGTGGATGTACTGGGAAACCTTGATGTAGTGTGGAAAGCTGATGTAAAGGCACCTGACTTTGCTTTCAACTTCTTCGGAATTGGAAATGAGACTGAATACAACACAGGCATTTATAACATAGACTACTACAGAGCACGATTCAACTGGTATGAATTGTATTCAGGATTACAAACAAAACTGGGTGAAAGCGGAACCTTAACAGTCGGGCCGCACTACCAGATGTTTAGATTTGATTCGGATGACAATGCCGGTAAGTTCGTTACCTCCCCCGAAAGTGGTCTGGATCAGGCAATTTTGGAAAAGACCAAATTATACACCGGACTTTCCTCCAAAATTGTTTTTGACAGAAGAGATCACAAAGAACTACCCAGCAGAGGGTTGTACTTTGAAGGGCAGGCAAAAAGAATGTGGGGACTGAACGATTACGCCGGGAACTTCACTAGAATTGATGGCGAACTTGCCCTATATTGGTCATTTAGGTATCCTTCCAGATTAGTCTGGGCTACTAGATTTGGTGGCGGAAAGAACTGGGGTGATTTTGAATTTTTTCAAGGACAAACGCTTGGTGGCTTGGATAACCTACGCGGTTACAGAAGATACCGCTTCAACGGTGATGCAATGGTTTACAACAATACTGAAGTCAGAATCCGACTATTCAATCTGAAAACCTATATACTTCCTGCTACTGTAGGGATATTGGCGTACAATGATTTCGGGCGCGTGTGGTTACAAAACGAAAAATCAACTAAATGGCACAATTCAGTAGGTACCGGAATCTGGCTGGCACCGCTAAATCAGCTAGTAGCGACCTTTTCTGTAGGCTTCAATGAGGAGGAGTTTTTACCCTTCTTTACCTTCGGATATCAATTTTGA
- a CDS encoding GAF domain-containing protein has product MDSQDKIKLDFKSSFLDFKLLFERWEALADKSHPGTCLYHDYLQRISKFPQLLTSNIDPQILDNDQNRLGFGLILSSLFPLSGQEDKKILALSKPFEYNPIYATPTFKAQFLDENGRINMPQDLNVERVAFDKLVHVYSMIVHQFYGININQFPPMIFKFRGADGVNKHYQIQLNTQFVRVVAKGNLPEIPNPSELCDKNESYQFELDRLQKLLPLDLFEFHGFIIMEAIDLTVAQSVATLNEAVLKQDQVSSEEFMEIVEDSVKSLLGVGGLKVGLAVLQNISGRIIMSESRLAYSYLIRRLLTAGNEEPYHAIMEFLSQVNKPVFLKDIQDTLDDLDLVNRMVEMGLQEVILYPLRHNGNLVGVLEICSFEKGTFDPMMVHTLDHLAPSLSLALNRQAENLDYKIKAIIRKNFTAIHPVVEWKFDEIALDYVLDEEEGRNPEIKAILFQDVYPLYAAIDIKNSSIERNKAIHDDFVIQLDKGKAILELAGTLHYLPLLDSLIDQIDEYKRRINLILLSEEEVRITEFFQYELEPTFIHLSETYKDLQQEVKAYFDSLDSQLQVVSRHRKAFEKSLQLINQTVGSFMDAQEQKIQNIFPHYFEKFKTDGIEYNIYIGQSLVKHRKFDLIYLKNLRLWQLQSLIEVYHLIEDKKPELESPLEVTQLILAHSTPISISFRLDERKFDVEGAYNIRYEIMKKRIDKALVVGTHERLVQPGKIAIVYSQQREAREYRDFINYLQNKGKLQDQIEELELEEMQGVHGLKAIRVAMTSKTPPTTDTSSKLISEGKEG; this is encoded by the coding sequence ATGGATTCACAGGATAAAATTAAGCTGGATTTCAAAAGCTCTTTTCTTGACTTTAAACTTTTATTTGAAAGATGGGAAGCTCTTGCAGACAAATCACATCCGGGTACATGTCTGTATCATGATTATCTGCAACGGATAAGCAAATTTCCTCAGCTGCTGACCTCAAACATTGACCCTCAAATCTTAGACAATGATCAGAATAGACTAGGGTTTGGTTTGATCCTCAGTTCCTTATTTCCTCTATCGGGTCAAGAGGACAAAAAAATCCTAGCCTTATCCAAACCATTTGAGTATAATCCTATTTATGCTACGCCTACCTTCAAGGCACAATTTTTAGATGAAAATGGTAGAATAAACATGCCTCAAGATCTAAACGTTGAACGTGTGGCATTTGATAAGCTGGTACATGTATATAGCATGATCGTACATCAGTTTTACGGAATAAATATAAATCAATTTCCTCCGATGATTTTTAAATTCAGAGGAGCAGACGGTGTAAATAAGCACTATCAAATCCAACTCAATACACAGTTTGTCAGAGTAGTGGCGAAGGGGAATTTACCGGAAATCCCGAATCCATCTGAATTATGTGACAAAAATGAATCATACCAGTTTGAACTGGATCGTCTACAGAAATTGCTTCCTTTGGATCTTTTCGAATTCCATGGCTTTATTATCATGGAAGCGATTGATCTGACGGTGGCGCAGAGCGTGGCGACATTGAATGAAGCTGTGCTAAAGCAAGATCAGGTTAGCTCAGAAGAATTCATGGAGATTGTGGAGGATTCTGTCAAAAGTCTTTTGGGTGTGGGAGGCTTAAAAGTAGGGCTGGCAGTACTGCAGAATATTTCCGGTAGGATAATTATGTCTGAGAGTCGACTGGCCTATAGTTATTTGATCCGTCGACTATTGACAGCCGGAAATGAGGAACCTTATCATGCGATTATGGAATTTCTCTCCCAAGTGAATAAGCCTGTATTTTTAAAAGATATACAAGACACGCTAGATGATTTGGATCTGGTAAACCGGATGGTAGAAATGGGACTACAGGAAGTGATCCTATATCCTTTGAGACATAACGGTAATCTGGTAGGGGTTTTGGAAATATGTTCTTTCGAAAAAGGAACTTTTGATCCTATGATGGTTCATACCCTAGATCACTTGGCTCCCTCTCTTTCCTTGGCCTTGAACAGGCAGGCGGAGAACTTGGATTATAAAATTAAGGCCATTATCAGAAAAAATTTCACCGCTATACATCCTGTGGTTGAATGGAAGTTTGATGAAATTGCCTTGGATTATGTGCTGGATGAAGAGGAGGGTAGGAACCCTGAGATAAAAGCGATCCTGTTTCAGGATGTGTATCCACTCTATGCGGCCATAGATATAAAAAACTCCTCCATCGAACGGAATAAAGCGATTCACGATGATTTTGTTATCCAACTGGATAAGGGAAAAGCTATTTTGGAACTTGCCGGAACTTTGCACTACTTGCCTTTACTGGATAGTCTTATCGATCAAATTGATGAGTACAAGCGTCGGATTAATTTGATTTTGCTCAGTGAAGAAGAAGTAAGGATTACAGAGTTTTTTCAGTACGAGCTAGAACCCACTTTTATCCATTTAAGTGAAACTTATAAGGACTTACAACAGGAGGTCAAGGCTTATTTTGATAGTTTGGATTCACAGCTTCAGGTAGTGAGTAGACATAGAAAAGCCTTCGAAAAAAGCCTTCAGTTAATCAATCAGACTGTAGGATCTTTTATGGATGCGCAAGAACAGAAAATTCAAAATATTTTTCCCCACTACTTTGAGAAATTCAAAACTGACGGCATAGAATACAATATTTACATCGGTCAGTCTTTGGTGAAGCACAGGAAGTTTGATCTTATTTATCTGAAAAACTTAAGACTTTGGCAACTTCAAAGTTTGATAGAAGTATATCATCTAATCGAGGATAAAAAGCCCGAATTAGAGAGTCCACTTGAAGTGACTCAGCTTATTCTTGCCCATAGCACACCTATTTCAATAAGTTTTCGTTTGGATGAGCGAAAGTTTGATGTGGAAGGTGCCTACAATATCCGCTATGAGATCATGAAAAAGCGTATTGATAAGGCCTTGGTGGTAGGAACTCATGAGCGCTTGGTTCAACCAGGTAAAATTGCCATCGTCTATTCTCAGCAGCGGGAAGCCAGGGAGTACAGGGACTTTATAAATTATCTTCAGAACAAAGGGAAACTACAAGATCAAATTGAGGAACTTGAACTGGAAGAGATGCAGGGAGTTCATGGGTTAAAAGCTATTCGGGTAGCGATGACTTCAAAAACTCCTCCTACAACTGATACTTCGTCAAAATTGATATCCGAAGGTAAAGAAGGGTAA
- a CDS encoding transglutaminase family protein encodes MKYKVTHITDYIYEFPATLCHNLMFQIPPNLPFQDVQEYSCEISPKPSSEMERVDFFGNKYLYFSVERSHKNLSVTSKSVVSLSSPPWMDVDPSDTMPWEEVVDLLHTTATATDVRQYYLESNHVQFVEGIHRYTVKSFTPGRPIMEAMMDLNTRIFRDFAFTPGFSDISTPLEKVFKHKKGVCQDFAHFSLACLRVIGLAARYVSGYLETLPPPGKSKLIGADASHAWIAVYIPGHDWVEFDATNNLLVDDRHIRVAVGRDFADVTPLKGIVYSGSEQEMKVSVDVRNLKKT; translated from the coding sequence ATGAAATATAAGGTCACACATATCACAGATTATATCTACGAATTCCCGGCGACACTCTGCCATAATTTAATGTTTCAGATTCCTCCGAATCTGCCATTCCAGGATGTGCAAGAGTATAGTTGTGAAATTAGCCCAAAGCCAAGCTCTGAAATGGAACGGGTTGATTTTTTTGGAAACAAGTACCTATATTTTTCTGTGGAAAGATCGCATAAGAATCTTAGCGTAACCTCCAAGAGTGTGGTGTCCCTCTCTTCTCCACCTTGGATGGACGTAGATCCTTCTGATACTATGCCTTGGGAGGAGGTAGTCGATTTGCTCCATACTACCGCTACTGCTACGGATGTAAGACAATACTACTTGGAGTCGAACCATGTTCAATTTGTGGAAGGGATACATCGGTATACTGTGAAATCATTCACACCCGGACGGCCTATAATGGAAGCAATGATGGATTTGAATACCAGGATATTTAGGGATTTTGCTTTTACTCCCGGTTTCTCAGATATCAGTACTCCGCTAGAAAAAGTATTTAAACACAAAAAGGGAGTATGTCAGGATTTTGCCCATTTTTCACTTGCATGTTTACGCGTAATAGGTTTAGCAGCTCGTTATGTCAGTGGATATCTGGAAACTTTGCCTCCTCCCGGCAAATCTAAATTGATTGGTGCGGATGCTTCCCATGCGTGGATTGCAGTGTATATTCCAGGCCATGATTGGGTGGAGTTTGATGCTACGAATAATTTATTGGTCGATGATAGGCATATAAGGGTAGCGGTAGGACGGGATTTTGCTGATGTAACCCCTCTCAAAGGAATAGTTTACAGTGGAAGTGAGCAGGAGATGAAAGTGAGTGTAGATGTAAGGAATCTGAAGAAGACTTGA
- a CDS encoding circularly permuted type 2 ATP-grasp protein yields MIESYLIDKMFNNAPFLDEMATDQGKIHPHWDRLAKYYEQIGPEKMGQFHEEVGRQLRENGVTYNVYGDPNGMNRPWILDPVPMVFSSDEWEGIEKGLLQRTELLNLVLTDLYGDQTLIKEGHVPFELIYNHGGFLRQAHNIKLDGDQQLIQYSSDLARGPNGKMWVLHDRTDAPSGAGYTFENRAAMTRVFPELIRENHARKITSYYQTFKNTLGNLTTNNKENPRVVLLSPGPTNETFFEHAYISSFMGFTLAFGEDLTVSDGYVWLKTIKGLEKVDVIIRRVDDVFCDPLEFKNDSHLGVVGLMEAVRQRKVLVINPLGCRLLENPGLMAFLPKISKHLLGEDLILPSVATWWCGQHEEMKYVFEKIDSLVIRNIYRGTQKKSVFGGDLSKAELDDLKREIRRSPYMYVGQEMVEFSTTPSWINNKLEARNAVFRSYVVADSENKSYKVMPGGLSRSSPTKGAFLVSNQTGGISKDTWVLGKGKYVTAPAAKTVKTQPLVRNVLPSRTGERLFWLGRYLERSAYAVRLMRMTLLSYNEADEDIHIHENPVLSTLLQTLTVTTGTLPGFTVKKNLKNPEPELLALVHDVDKPGSLAYSIQCFLTNAYSVRDRLSLDTWRILDSISEELTRMRKSDSSLTQAYQSLDNMVVKLMAFYGLNIDNMTREPTWHLLNIGRFIESAANNCLILKGMLSKSFDVESNKELMEDTLRCNESLVTYRYRYRSNLEMNGVLSLLILHEDNPRSLIFQLLEIDNHLKTLPNQDEKELFSTERKKLLEAITKIRLCDIEVISIANSLTQEFDEMTSLLDQIIGLLHETSDSIYEKYFSHTDSRYSMIQSAVIPEI; encoded by the coding sequence ATGATTGAGTCTTATCTTATTGACAAAATGTTCAATAATGCACCATTTCTGGATGAAATGGCAACCGACCAAGGTAAAATACATCCCCATTGGGATAGATTGGCAAAATATTATGAGCAAATCGGTCCGGAAAAAATGGGGCAGTTTCATGAAGAAGTGGGGCGCCAACTTCGTGAAAATGGAGTGACTTATAATGTCTATGGAGATCCCAATGGGATGAACAGACCATGGATTTTGGATCCTGTGCCTATGGTATTCAGCAGTGATGAATGGGAGGGCATTGAGAAAGGACTGCTTCAGCGTACAGAATTATTGAATCTAGTTCTAACTGATTTATACGGGGATCAGACATTGATTAAAGAGGGGCATGTTCCATTTGAATTGATCTATAATCACGGTGGATTTCTCAGGCAAGCTCACAACATCAAATTGGACGGTGACCAGCAGCTCATCCAGTATTCTTCCGATTTGGCACGTGGCCCCAATGGGAAAATGTGGGTGCTACATGATCGCACTGATGCTCCTTCAGGTGCCGGCTATACATTTGAAAACCGCGCGGCCATGACAAGGGTATTTCCCGAATTGATCCGAGAGAATCATGCCCGTAAAATTACTTCCTATTACCAGACCTTCAAAAATACACTTGGCAATCTAACCACAAACAATAAAGAAAACCCAAGGGTAGTTTTACTGTCTCCTGGTCCTACGAACGAAACTTTTTTTGAGCACGCATACATCTCCTCTTTTATGGGATTTACGCTTGCTTTCGGCGAAGATCTTACTGTAAGTGATGGCTATGTGTGGCTGAAGACTATCAAGGGATTGGAAAAAGTGGATGTAATTATCCGAAGGGTGGATGATGTGTTTTGTGATCCTTTGGAATTTAAAAATGATTCACATCTCGGAGTCGTGGGGCTGATGGAAGCGGTAAGACAGCGGAAAGTATTGGTGATTAACCCACTGGGATGCAGGTTGCTGGAAAATCCCGGCCTTATGGCTTTTTTGCCTAAAATCAGCAAACATCTGCTGGGTGAAGATCTTATTTTGCCTTCAGTAGCTACCTGGTGGTGTGGGCAGCATGAGGAAATGAAGTACGTTTTTGAAAAAATAGACTCATTGGTGATCCGAAATATATATCGGGGCACTCAAAAAAAATCTGTTTTTGGAGGTGATTTGTCGAAAGCCGAACTAGATGATCTAAAACGGGAAATCCGCCGAAGCCCATATATGTATGTGGGACAGGAGATGGTGGAGTTCTCTACCACACCTTCTTGGATCAACAACAAACTGGAAGCCAGAAACGCTGTATTCAGAAGTTATGTAGTGGCCGATTCAGAAAATAAAAGCTATAAAGTAATGCCTGGTGGATTGTCCAGAAGTTCACCTACCAAAGGAGCCTTTTTGGTTTCAAATCAAACAGGTGGAATCAGCAAGGATACTTGGGTCCTGGGAAAGGGAAAATACGTCACTGCTCCTGCGGCGAAGACGGTAAAAACTCAGCCATTGGTACGCAATGTGCTGCCAAGCCGGACAGGAGAACGTTTGTTTTGGTTGGGAAGATATCTGGAGAGATCCGCCTATGCTGTGCGCTTGATGCGGATGACTTTGCTCTCATATAATGAAGCCGACGAGGATATTCATATTCATGAAAATCCGGTACTCAGCACTCTTTTGCAAACACTAACCGTGACGACTGGCACCTTACCGGGGTTTACGGTGAAAAAGAACCTGAAAAATCCGGAACCTGAGTTGCTTGCTTTGGTTCATGATGTAGATAAGCCCGGTAGTCTGGCTTATTCTATCCAATGTTTCCTTACAAATGCCTACTCCGTTAGGGATAGGTTGAGCTTGGATACTTGGAGGATTCTGGATAGCATTTCTGAAGAGCTTACCCGTATGCGTAAATCAGATTCTTCACTTACGCAAGCTTACCAAAGCCTGGATAATATGGTTGTGAAATTGATGGCGTTTTATGGGTTGAATATAGACAATATGACTCGTGAACCCACTTGGCACCTGTTAAATATCGGAAGATTTATAGAATCAGCAGCTAATAACTGTTTGATTTTGAAGGGAATGCTAAGTAAATCTTTTGATGTTGAATCCAACAAGGAACTGATGGAGGATACCCTGAGATGCAATGAAAGTTTGGTCACTTACCGCTACCGTTACCGATCCAATCTGGAAATGAACGGTGTATTGAGTTTGTTGATTCTGCATGAAGACAACCCGAGATCATTGATTTTCCAATTATTGGAAATAGACAATCATCTAAAGACATTGCCAAATCAAGATGAAAAGGAGCTTTTTAGTACTGAGCGAAAGAAATTGCTGGAAGCAATCACTAAAATCAGATTATGTGATATAGAGGTGATTTCCATCGCGAATTCGCTTACTCAGGAGTTTGATGAGATGACTTCTCTTTTGGATCAAATCATTGGGTTGCTACACGAGACTTCTGATTCGATTTATGAGAAATATTTCAGTCATACAGATTCAAGATACAGTATGATTCAATCCGCCGTAATTCCCGAAATATGA